A part of Rhodamnia argentea isolate NSW1041297 chromosome 8, ASM2092103v1, whole genome shotgun sequence genomic DNA contains:
- the LOC115732112 gene encoding lysosomal Pro-X carboxypeptidase-like isoform X1, whose translation MSSSHYSLLMFLILSLACAATGENLEDYNIPKLSVHRPTLVRDPARVVQASMATKDFQTFFYNQTLDHFNYRPESYNTFKQRFVINFKYWGGADSHAPIFVYLGAEAPIDGDIANIGFLTDNAAQFRALIVYIEHRFYGESIPYGLTFEEALSDNNARGYFSSEQALADYAEILIHLKQKLNAKQSPIIVIGGSYGGMLATWFRLKYPHVALGALASSAPVLYFDDITPQDAYFSVVAKDFLDTSPSCHQTIRLSWEEIHRVASEPHGLTKLSNTFKTCSPLQSSSDLTSYLRTLYAKVAQYNDPSTQPLKLMCDAINGASPRIGILWKIFAGLVAVNGNLTCYVNPTSGGTDETQLGWTWQICSELVIPLGITRNTMFPPAPFNLNIFSNACKSVFGVPPRSHWVTTYFGGHDIKLVLHRFASNIIFSNGLQDPYSSGGVLKNISSTVVAIYTTKGSHALDILLAKKSDPDWLVEQRKTEIEIMGKWLTTYYADLRDFGN comes from the exons ATGTCTTCATCACATTATAGCCTTCTGATGTTTCTGATACTTAGCTTAGCTTGCGCTGCTACAGGCGAGAACTTAGAAGATTACAATATTCCGAAGCTGAGCGTCCACCGCCCAACGTTGGTTCGAGATCCTGCACGGGTGGTTCAAGCTTCTATGGCGACAAAGGATTTCCAAACTTTCTTTTACAACCAAACGCTGGATCATTTCAACTACAGGCCCGAGAGCTACAACACCTTCAAACAAAGATTCGTAATCAATTTCAAGTACTGGGGCGGCGCGGATTCACATGCCCCGATCTTCGTTTATCTTGGTGCAGAAGCACCCATCGATGGAGACATAGCTAACATTGGGTTCCTCACGGATAATGCAGCTCAATTTAGAGCGCTTATAGTCTATATAGAG CATCGATTTTACGGTGAATCAATCCCGTACGGGTTGACATTTGAAGAAGCTCTGAGTGATAACAACGCTCGTGGATATTTCAGCTCAGAGCAAGCTCTTGCCGATTATGCAGAAATCCTCATACACCTGAAGCAGAAGTTGAATGCCAAACAATCTCCAATAATCGTCATTGGAGGATCATATGGGGGGA TGCTAGCAACATGGTTCCGATTGAAGTACCCTCACGTGGCTCTCGGAGCTTTGGCATCATCTGCTCCAGTTCTCTACTTTGACGACATCACACCCCAGGACGCATACTTTTCGGTTGTAGCAAAAGACTTTTTG GATACTAGTCCTTCTTGTCACCAAACAATAAGACTATCCTGGGAAGAAATCCATAGAGTTGCTTCTGAGCCTCATGGTCTCACGAAGTTGAGCAACACCTTCAAAACTTGCAG TCCACTGCAAAGTTCATCAGATCTCACGAGTTACCTGAGAACACTGTACGCAAAAGTTGCTCAGTACAACGATCCATCCACACAACCCTTGAAACTTATGTGCGATGCCATTAATGGAGCTTCTCCTAGAATTGGCATTCTTTGGAAAATCTTTGCAGGCCTTGTTGCCGTCAATGGCAACTTAACATGCTACGTCAATCCCACTTCTGGTGGAACAGATGAAACTCAGTTGGGTTGGACTTGGCAG ATATGCAGTGAGCTGGTGATCCCTTTGGGCATTACCAGAAACACTATGTTTCCACCAGCACCTTTCAATCTAAATATCTTCAGCAATGCCTGCAAAAGTGTGTTCGGTGTCCCGCCTCGGTCGCATTGGGTCACTACCTATTTCGGTGGTCAT GACATAAAACTTGTTCTGCATAGGTTCGCTAGCAACATTATTTTCTCCAATGGACTTCAAGATCCTTATAGCAGCGGCGG GGTCCTGAAGAATATTTCTAGCACCGTTGTCGCGATCTACACAACCAAAG GTTCTCATGCTTTGGACATACTCCTAGCTAAAAAGAGTGATCCAGATTGGTTGGTCGAGCAACGCAAGACTGAGATTGAGATTATGGGAAAGTGGCTCACCACGTACTATGCGGATCTTCGCGATTTTGGAAATTGA
- the LOC115732112 gene encoding lysosomal Pro-X carboxypeptidase-like isoform X2, with amino-acid sequence MSSSHYSLLMFLILSLACAATGENLEDYNIPKLSVHRPTLVRDPARVVQASMATKDFQTFFYNQTLDHFNYRPESYNTFKQRFVINFKYWGGADSHAPIFVYLGAEAPIDGDIANIGFLTDNAAQFRALIVYIEHRFYGESIPYGLTFEEALSDNNARGYFSSEQALADYAEILIHLKQKLNAKQSPIIVIGGSYGGMLATWFRLKYPHVALGALASSAPVLYFDDITPQDAYFSVVAKDFLDTSPSCHQTIRLSWEEIHRVASEPHGLTKLSNTFKTCSPLQSSSDLTSYLRTLYAKVAQYNDPSTQPLKLMCDAINGASPRIGILWKIFAGLVAVNGNLTCYVNPTSGGTDETQLGWTWQICSELVIPLGITRNTMFPPAPFNLNIFSNACKSVFGVPPRSHWVTTYFGGHDIKLVLHRFASNIIFSNGLQDPYSSGGVLKNISSTVVAIYTTKGSHALDILLAKKSDPDWLVQQRETEIEIMGKWLTTYYADLRDFGN; translated from the exons ATGTCTTCATCACATTATAGCCTTCTGATGTTTCTGATACTTAGCTTAGCTTGCGCTGCTACAGGCGAGAACTTAGAAGATTACAATATTCCGAAGCTGAGCGTCCACCGCCCAACGTTGGTTCGAGATCCTGCACGGGTGGTTCAAGCTTCTATGGCGACAAAGGATTTCCAAACTTTCTTTTACAACCAAACGCTGGATCATTTCAACTACAGGCCCGAGAGCTACAACACCTTCAAACAAAGATTCGTAATCAATTTCAAGTACTGGGGCGGCGCGGATTCACATGCCCCGATCTTCGTTTATCTTGGTGCAGAAGCACCCATCGATGGAGACATAGCTAACATTGGGTTCCTCACGGATAATGCAGCTCAATTTAGAGCGCTTATAGTCTATATAGAG CATCGATTTTACGGTGAATCAATCCCGTACGGGTTGACATTTGAAGAAGCTCTGAGTGATAACAACGCTCGTGGATATTTCAGCTCAGAGCAAGCTCTTGCCGATTATGCAGAAATCCTCATACACCTGAAGCAGAAGTTGAATGCCAAACAATCTCCAATAATCGTCATTGGAGGATCATATGGGGGGA TGCTAGCAACATGGTTCCGATTGAAGTACCCTCACGTGGCTCTCGGAGCTTTGGCATCATCTGCTCCAGTTCTCTACTTTGACGACATCACACCCCAGGACGCATACTTTTCGGTTGTAGCAAAAGACTTTTTG GATACTAGTCCTTCTTGTCACCAAACAATAAGACTATCCTGGGAAGAAATCCATAGAGTTGCTTCTGAGCCTCATGGTCTCACGAAGTTGAGCAACACCTTCAAAACTTGCAG TCCACTGCAAAGTTCATCAGATCTCACGAGTTACCTGAGAACACTGTACGCAAAAGTTGCTCAGTACAACGATCCATCCACACAACCCTTGAAACTTATGTGCGATGCCATTAATGGAGCTTCTCCTAGAATTGGCATTCTTTGGAAAATCTTTGCAGGCCTTGTTGCCGTCAATGGCAACTTAACATGCTACGTCAATCCCACTTCTGGTGGAACAGATGAAACTCAGTTGGGTTGGACTTGGCAG ATATGCAGTGAGCTGGTGATCCCTTTGGGCATTACCAGAAACACTATGTTTCCACCAGCACCTTTCAATCTAAATATCTTCAGCAATGCCTGCAAAAGTGTGTTCGGTGTCCCGCCTCGGTCGCATTGGGTCACTACCTATTTCGGTGGTCAT GACATAAAACTTGTTCTGCATAGGTTCGCTAGCAACATTATTTTCTCCAATGGACTTCAAGATCCTTATAGCAGCGGCGG GGTCCTGAAGAATATTTCTAGCACCGTTGTCGCGATCTACACAACCAAAG GTTCTCATGCTTTGGACATACTTCTAGCTAAGAAGAGTGATCCAGATTGGTTGGTCCAACAACGCGAGACTGAGATTGAGATTATGGGAAAGTGGCTCACCACGTACTATGCGGATCTTCGCGATTTTGGAAATTGA